The Saccharopolyspora gloriosae genome window below encodes:
- a CDS encoding DUF7144 family membrane protein, which yields MAQAGRASAHAVRREDGLAQFAGIVMVIIGVFHAGVATATLFQESFAVVLNSYVFSYDVTAWGWLHLALGVVAAVAGTALLAGLPGIRVPAMVVVGVSALAAFLFIPYQPLWSLLIIAVDVAVIWALAVHGRPPED from the coding sequence ATGGCTCAGGCCGGGCGCGCGAGCGCGCACGCCGTGCGCCGCGAGGACGGGCTGGCGCAGTTCGCCGGGATCGTCATGGTGATCATCGGCGTGTTCCACGCGGGGGTGGCGACGGCGACGTTGTTCCAGGAGTCGTTCGCGGTGGTGCTCAACAGCTACGTCTTCAGCTACGACGTGACCGCGTGGGGCTGGCTGCACCTGGCGCTGGGCGTGGTGGCGGCGGTGGCGGGCACGGCGCTGCTGGCCGGCCTGCCCGGCATTCGGGTGCCCGCCATGGTCGTCGTGGGCGTCAGCGCGCTCGCGGCGTTCCTGTTCATCCCGTACCAGCCCCTGTGGTCCCTGCTGATCATCGCCGTGGACGTCGCCGTCATCTGGGCCCTCGCCGTGCACGGCCGCCCGCCCGAGGACTGA
- the uvrC gene encoding excinuclease ABC subunit UvrC — protein MADPSTYRPAPGTVPDAPGVYRFHDAEGRIIYVGKAKSLRSRLANYFADLSGLHPRTRQMVTTATGVRWTVVGTEVEALQLEYSWIKEYDPRFNVRYRDDKSYPVLAVTLHEEYPRLHVYRGPRRKGVRYFGPYAHAWAIRETLDMLLRVFPARTCSSGVFKRHGQIGRPCLLGYIGKCAAPCVGRVDADEHRAIVDDFCDFLSGRTDTLTRKLDREMKQASAELEFERAARLRDDLEALRRAMEKQAVVLGDGTDADVIAFAQDELAAAVQVFHIRGGRVRGQRGWVIDLDAETGLGELTGRFLSQFYGEQAALADQADAGGTPVPREVLVPELPEDSPALAQWLGELRGSRVDLRVPQRGDKRALMETVERNAKEAFTQYKLRRAGDLTARSAALQELQEALDLDTAPLRIECVDVSHVQGSDVVASLVVFEDGVARKSEYRRFSVREGAEGGDVGSIDEVVRRRFARYLKETGPDASESEVDAPNVAAAHGTGADQAETDGGTAPGIDPETGRPRKFAYPPNLLVIDGGAPQANAAADALTELGITDVAVIGLAKRLEEVWLPAEPDPVILPRTSEALYLLQRVRDEAHRFAINYHRQKRSKRLSRSVLDSVPGLGEARKTALLKHFGSVRKLKQAGIEDIMAVPGFGRRTAETVCAALATEAGAGGGDTSTEGENQ, from the coding sequence GTGGCCGACCCGTCGACGTACCGCCCCGCACCCGGAACCGTTCCGGACGCGCCCGGCGTGTACCGCTTCCACGACGCCGAGGGGCGGATCATCTACGTCGGCAAGGCGAAGAGCCTGCGCAGCCGGCTCGCGAACTACTTCGCCGACCTCTCGGGGCTGCACCCCCGGACCCGCCAGATGGTCACCACCGCCACCGGGGTGCGCTGGACCGTGGTCGGCACCGAGGTCGAGGCGCTGCAGCTGGAGTACTCCTGGATCAAGGAGTACGACCCCCGGTTCAACGTGCGCTACCGGGACGACAAGTCCTACCCGGTGCTCGCCGTGACGCTGCACGAGGAGTACCCGCGGCTGCACGTCTACCGCGGTCCGCGCCGCAAAGGCGTGCGCTACTTCGGCCCGTACGCGCACGCGTGGGCGATCCGCGAAACGCTCGACATGCTGCTGCGCGTGTTCCCCGCCCGCACCTGCTCCAGCGGCGTGTTCAAGCGCCACGGCCAGATCGGGCGGCCCTGCCTGCTCGGCTACATCGGCAAGTGCGCCGCGCCGTGCGTGGGCCGCGTCGACGCCGACGAGCACCGGGCGATCGTGGACGACTTCTGCGACTTCCTCAGCGGTCGCACCGACACGTTGACGCGCAAGCTGGACCGCGAGATGAAGCAGGCCTCCGCGGAACTCGAATTCGAGCGCGCCGCCCGGCTGCGCGACGACCTCGAAGCGCTGCGCCGCGCGATGGAGAAGCAGGCCGTGGTGCTCGGCGACGGCACCGACGCCGACGTGATCGCCTTCGCCCAGGACGAGCTCGCCGCCGCCGTGCAGGTCTTCCACATCCGCGGCGGCCGGGTGCGCGGGCAGCGCGGCTGGGTCATCGACCTGGACGCGGAGACCGGCCTCGGGGAGCTCACCGGCCGGTTCCTCAGCCAGTTCTACGGGGAGCAGGCCGCGCTGGCCGATCAGGCCGACGCGGGCGGAACCCCGGTGCCGCGCGAAGTGCTCGTCCCGGAACTGCCGGAGGACTCCCCGGCGCTGGCGCAGTGGCTCGGCGAGCTGCGCGGCAGCCGGGTCGACCTGCGGGTGCCGCAGCGCGGCGACAAGCGGGCCTTGATGGAAACGGTGGAGCGCAACGCGAAGGAGGCGTTCACCCAGTACAAGCTGCGCCGCGCGGGCGACCTCACGGCGCGCTCCGCGGCGCTGCAGGAGCTGCAGGAGGCGCTGGACCTGGACACGGCGCCGCTGCGGATCGAATGCGTGGACGTGAGCCACGTGCAGGGCAGCGACGTGGTGGCCTCGCTGGTCGTGTTCGAGGACGGGGTGGCGCGCAAGTCCGAGTACCGGCGGTTCTCGGTGCGCGAGGGCGCCGAAGGCGGCGACGTCGGCTCCATCGACGAGGTGGTGCGCCGCCGGTTCGCCCGCTACCTCAAGGAGACCGGCCCGGACGCGTCGGAGTCCGAAGTGGACGCCCCCAACGTGGCGGCCGCGCACGGCACCGGCGCGGACCAGGCCGAGACCGACGGCGGGACCGCGCCCGGCATCGACCCGGAGACGGGCAGGCCGCGCAAGTTCGCCTACCCGCCGAACCTCCTGGTCATCGACGGCGGCGCCCCGCAGGCGAACGCGGCGGCCGACGCCCTCACCGAACTCGGCATCACCGACGTCGCCGTGATCGGCCTGGCCAAGCGCCTCGAAGAGGTGTGGCTGCCCGCCGAACCCGACCCGGTCATCCTGCCGCGCACCAGCGAGGCGCTGTACCTGCTGCAGCGGGTGCGCGACGAGGCGCACCGGTTCGCCATCAACTACCACCGGCAGAAGCGCTCCAAGCGGCTCAGCCGGTCCGTGCTCGATTCCGTACCCGGACTTGGGGAGGCCCGGAAAACCGCTTTGCTCAAGCACTTCGGTTCGGTGCGCAAGCTGAAGCAGGCGGGGATCGAGGACATCATGGCGGTGCCCGGCTTCGGCCGGCGCACCGCCGAGACCGTGTGCGCGGCCCTGGCCACTGAGGCCGGGGCAGGCGGGGGAGACACCAGCACTGAAGGGGAGAATCAGTGA